Proteins encoded within one genomic window of Halodesulfurarchaeum formicicum:
- the gyrA gene encoding DNA gyrase subunit A, translated as MSSELPTPAGQVGDEIETVRVEDEMEQSYIDYAMSVIAGRALPDVRDGLKPVHRRILYAMHEAGITSNSGHRKSSSIVGDTMGNFHPHGDSAIYDTLVRMAQDFSMRYPLVDGQGNFGSVDGDPAAAMRYTESRMAPIAEELLADIEKDTVDFEPNYDDRLEEPAVLPSAIPNLLVNGSSGIAVGMSTNVPPHNLSEVIDAAIHLLENPDATVTDLMEFVPGPDFPTGATIVGKNAIKQAYETGRGRLRVRANYEIEERPKGDRIILTALPYQQNKSKLVERIADMVNEGDLEGVRDLRDESDRDGIRVVIELKRGANTDIVENRLLESVLERTFGVINLALVDGNPEVLTLKEMLDHYLDHRREVVRRRSEHDLAEAEDRAHILEGRLLALEHAEDVVELIRNSADRDAAKAALQAEYDFSQAQAQHVVRMQLGSLTSLERSEIESEYEDVKARIERLQTILEDESELREVIKSELQAQKETYGDERRTSIIEADGEVTDEDLIPQEDVLITLSEEDYIKRVPMDEFSAQHRGGKGIIGADLKEGDQIATAFPARTHDTLLCFTDAGQVYRLKAYQVPEMSRTARGTSAINLLELDGDEDITAVVATRDIDEDQYLTMVTRDGYVKRTPAADFENILSTGIIATRLEDGDELVDVVITDDESQIVIGTRGGRAIRFPETDVRAMGRTARGVRGINLEPGDAVAGVTAVRPTDDRYLLTVTENGYGKRTRLSEYRAQSRNGKGLMDIKTGERNGPVATLRTVSEGDHVIAMSEAGQITRMPVEEISAIGRNTKGVLVMRVEATDRLAGVSIFRPMTETEA; from the coding sequence ATGAGTTCGGAACTGCCAACGCCGGCCGGACAGGTCGGCGACGAGATCGAGACCGTGCGGGTCGAAGACGAGATGGAACAGTCCTACATCGATTACGCGATGAGCGTGATCGCCGGGCGCGCGCTCCCGGACGTGCGGGACGGCCTGAAGCCGGTTCACCGGCGCATCCTCTATGCCATGCACGAGGCCGGCATCACGAGCAACTCCGGCCACCGGAAGTCCTCCTCGATCGTCGGGGACACGATGGGGAACTTCCACCCCCACGGCGACAGCGCCATTTACGACACCCTCGTGCGGATGGCCCAGGACTTCTCGATGCGCTATCCGCTGGTCGACGGGCAGGGGAACTTCGGCTCGGTCGACGGCGACCCGGCAGCGGCCATGCGGTACACCGAGAGTCGGATGGCTCCCATCGCCGAGGAGTTGCTCGCGGACATCGAGAAGGACACCGTCGACTTCGAGCCCAACTACGACGACCGCCTGGAGGAACCAGCCGTGCTCCCCTCGGCCATCCCAAATCTGCTCGTCAACGGTTCCTCAGGTATCGCCGTCGGGATGAGCACGAACGTCCCGCCACACAATCTGAGCGAGGTCATCGATGCAGCGATCCACCTGCTCGAAAACCCCGATGCGACAGTCACGGACCTGATGGAGTTCGTTCCGGGCCCGGACTTCCCGACCGGAGCCACCATCGTGGGCAAGAACGCCATCAAGCAGGCCTACGAGACGGGCCGCGGCCGACTCAGGGTTCGGGCGAATTACGAGATCGAGGAGCGGCCGAAAGGCGATCGGATCATCCTCACCGCACTCCCCTACCAGCAGAACAAGTCCAAGCTGGTCGAGCGGATCGCGGACATGGTCAACGAGGGCGACCTGGAGGGAGTGCGAGACCTCCGGGACGAGTCCGACCGCGACGGGATTCGTGTGGTCATCGAGTTGAAGCGGGGCGCAAACACCGACATCGTCGAGAACCGCCTGCTGGAGAGCGTGCTCGAACGGACCTTCGGCGTCATCAATCTCGCACTCGTGGATGGGAACCCCGAGGTACTCACGCTGAAGGAGATGCTCGATCACTATCTCGATCACCGCCGGGAGGTCGTCCGCCGACGCTCGGAACACGACCTCGCGGAGGCCGAGGATCGGGCCCACATTCTGGAAGGCCGGCTTCTGGCCCTGGAACACGCCGAGGACGTGGTCGAGTTGATCAGGAACTCAGCAGACCGGGACGCCGCCAAAGCCGCGTTGCAGGCGGAGTATGACTTCTCGCAGGCCCAGGCCCAGCACGTCGTGCGCATGCAACTCGGGAGCCTGACCTCCCTTGAGCGCAGCGAGATCGAGTCGGAGTACGAGGACGTCAAAGCCCGGATCGAGCGACTCCAGACGATCCTGGAGGACGAATCGGAGCTTCGAGAGGTCATCAAATCCGAGCTCCAGGCCCAGAAGGAGACCTACGGGGACGAACGCCGGACCTCGATTATCGAGGCCGACGGCGAGGTGACCGACGAGGATCTGATCCCCCAGGAGGACGTGCTCATCACGCTCTCCGAGGAGGATTACATCAAGCGGGTCCCGATGGACGAGTTCTCGGCCCAGCACCGGGGCGGGAAGGGGATCATCGGAGCCGACCTCAAAGAGGGTGATCAGATCGCGACGGCCTTCCCCGCCCGGACCCACGACACCCTGCTCTGTTTCACCGACGCGGGCCAGGTCTATCGACTCAAGGCCTACCAGGTGCCGGAGATGTCCCGAACCGCCCGGGGCACCTCGGCGATCAACCTGCTCGAACTCGACGGGGACGAGGACATCACCGCCGTCGTGGCGACCCGGGACATCGACGAGGACCAGTATCTCACGATGGTCACCCGCGATGGCTACGTCAAGCGAACGCCAGCAGCGGACTTCGAGAACATCCTCTCGACCGGCATCATCGCCACCCGGCTGGAAGACGGCGACGAACTGGTCGACGTGGTGATCACCGACGACGAGTCACAGATCGTCATCGGCACGCGAGGCGGGCGAGCGATCCGCTTCCCGGAGACCGACGTTCGAGCGATGGGACGAACCGCCAGAGGAGTTCGGGGGATCAACCTCGAACCGGGAGACGCAGTCGCTGGCGTGACTGCAGTCCGACCTACCGACGACCGATATCTGCTCACCGTCACCGAGAACGGGTACGGCAAGCGCACCCGGCTCTCGGAGTACCGGGCCCAGTCCCGGAACGGGAAGGGCCTGATGGACATCAAGACCGGCGAGCGAAACGGTCCCGTGGCGACACTGCGGACAGTTTCGGAGGGCGATCACGTCATCGCCATGAGCGAGGCCGGCCAGATCACCCGGATGCCAGTCGAAGAGATCTCCGCCATCGGACGCAACACCAAAGGCGTGCTCGTCATGCGTGTCGAAGCGACGGACCGCCTGGCTGGCGTCAGCATCTTCCGGCCGATGACGGAGACTGAAGCCTAG
- a CDS encoding ArsA family ATPase, which produces MESLSPLVESHDLIAFTGKGGVGKTTSAAATAVHLAEQGERTLLLSTDRSPSLSDILGTDVGGEVTAVPGVENLDAIEMDFDTVAERWKEAYGEEVYAVVSSFMPVDRWVIDYFAEAPGIATQFALSYLLEFYEGDTYDRIVWDTAPAGATIGLIELEEKLYEHLGTAPKFYAKLRAAISRDTKADPSKLLDEWRELAQDCLAMVQSDRTTFLVVTNPEKLAVNETQRITAELEDRGIAVGGIVANGLLSESLCDCSFHQDRVAMQREHLAELESVYGQDPGLVSVPQFSTEVAGVESLREVGTHLFT; this is translated from the coding sequence ATGGAGTCACTCTCCCCGCTCGTCGAGTCCCACGACCTGATCGCATTCACCGGCAAGGGCGGCGTCGGAAAGACCACGAGTGCGGCCGCGACCGCGGTGCACCTGGCCGAACAGGGCGAACGAACCCTCCTGCTGTCGACCGATCGGTCCCCATCGCTGTCGGACATTCTGGGCACTGACGTCGGTGGCGAGGTGACCGCCGTCCCGGGCGTCGAAAATCTCGATGCGATCGAGATGGACTTCGACACGGTCGCCGAGCGCTGGAAAGAAGCCTACGGCGAGGAGGTGTATGCCGTGGTCTCCTCCTTTATGCCCGTCGATCGGTGGGTGATCGACTACTTCGCCGAGGCGCCGGGCATCGCCACCCAATTTGCGCTGAGCTACCTGCTCGAGTTCTACGAGGGCGACACCTACGACCGAATCGTCTGGGACACCGCCCCTGCGGGGGCGACCATCGGGTTAATCGAACTCGAAGAGAAACTCTACGAACACCTGGGGACCGCCCCGAAGTTCTACGCCAAACTCCGGGCCGCAATCAGCCGCGACACCAAAGCCGACCCGAGCAAACTCCTCGATGAGTGGCGCGAGTTGGCCCAGGACTGTCTGGCCATGGTTCAAAGCGACCGAACGACCTTCCTCGTCGTGACAAATCCCGAAAAGCTGGCGGTCAACGAGACCCAGCGCATCACGGCGGAACTCGAAGACCGGGGCATTGCAGTTGGTGGGATCGTCGCGAACGGCCTCCTCTCGGAATCGCTCTGTGACTGCTCGTTCCATCAGGACCGGGTCGCAATGCAGCGAGAACACCTCGCAGAGCTGGAATCAGTCTACGGCCAGGACCCGGGGCTGGTGTCGGTCCCACAGTTCTCGACCGAAGTGGCCGGCGTCGAGTCCCTTCGCGAGGTCGGGACCCACCTGTTCACCTGA
- a CDS encoding PAS domain S-box protein, translating to MKSFQSALSFSAFIDEIPDGLLLVDGSGQVTDLNERIEEMFGYAPEGLLGEPIEILVPDRYEEEHVGLRNSYLEAPKRRPMGTELILQGQRADGSTFPIQVSLAPIEHGNRTLVLASVRDISERVQYQQQASVLNRILRHNIRNRLNIIQGNVDLVLERMVELESELDAVDQRLRERSADGSFDASMLPEELRTLYAAWREFPTAARERLQTIEASGLDLLDLADRARRLEEAIHADHEQTGAQPIRTTIMEAIADVRSRYEHAQIEVESIADAELSSNPQFVQIALDELLTNAIRHAEVEQPTVTVRTARTDSAYRIEIEDDGPGIPETELEALEQPQEEQLEHGMGLGLWEATWLVDQLGGDLTFENQAEGALVRIWLPR from the coding sequence ATGAAATCGTTTCAGTCTGCCCTCTCTTTCTCCGCGTTTATCGACGAGATCCCCGACGGCTTGCTGCTGGTCGATGGATCCGGCCAGGTGACAGACCTCAACGAACGGATCGAGGAGATGTTTGGCTACGCGCCCGAGGGGTTGTTGGGCGAGCCGATCGAGATTCTGGTCCCGGACCGGTACGAGGAGGAACACGTCGGGCTTCGTAACTCCTATCTCGAGGCTCCCAAGCGACGGCCCATGGGAACCGAACTGATACTGCAGGGCCAGCGGGCTGACGGATCGACGTTCCCGATCCAGGTGAGTCTGGCCCCGATCGAACACGGCAATCGGACTCTGGTGCTTGCAAGCGTCCGTGATATCTCCGAGCGGGTACAGTATCAGCAACAGGCCAGCGTCCTGAACCGAATCCTGCGACACAACATCCGCAACCGGCTCAACATCATCCAGGGCAACGTGGATCTCGTCCTCGAACGCATGGTCGAATTGGAGTCGGAACTCGATGCGGTCGATCAACGGCTCCGTGAGCGGTCGGCCGACGGCTCGTTCGATGCATCGATGCTTCCCGAGGAACTCCGCACGCTCTATGCTGCCTGGCGGGAGTTCCCGACGGCGGCCCGCGAACGGCTCCAGACCATCGAGGCCTCGGGCCTGGATCTACTGGATCTGGCGGACCGCGCCAGACGCCTGGAGGAGGCGATACACGCCGATCACGAGCAAACGGGCGCCCAACCGATTCGAACGACTATCATGGAGGCGATCGCGGACGTTCGATCCCGATATGAACACGCACAGATCGAGGTCGAGTCGATCGCCGACGCCGAACTGTCATCGAACCCGCAGTTCGTCCAGATCGCGCTCGACGAACTGTTGACCAACGCCATCCGGCATGCAGAGGTCGAGCAGCCAACCGTGACTGTTCGGACCGCCCGGACCGACTCCGCGTATCGGATCGAAATCGAGGACGACGGTCCCGGCATCCCGGAGACGGAACTGGAGGCCCTCGAACAGCCCCAGGAAGAACAACTCGAACACGGGATGGGCCTTGGATTGTGGGAGGCGACCTGGCTCGTCGATCAACTGGGCGGGGATTTGACCTTCGAAAATCAGGCCGAGGGGGCCCTCGTTCGCATTTGGCTTCCCCGCTAG
- a CDS encoding LAGLIDADG family homing endonuclease — MRDESGQTRFVEIGEYIDEVIEEDGNGYENHEVLCFGLDDQETKFQPIDQVIRHEVDEPLYEIETSYGRNLRATASHSVFVHREGQVELAAGEDIEAGDQVVAPRSVPLHGDREGERIDVLAELVQKSDEFDEEIFARGPGIEELFKKIVRAEYTDGGADSVDRVQARVEAPEDVRTTLKEQRLEAGLTQQEVCNEVGIAQPITISQWERGQSRPTVSNFQAYCDAVGVSAGAVMQNVSTTDSLLDQRWNNQYSGTQTNRVRDYVRVSELDESDLELIPDEAEVELTPQHHADQAIDRYITVDETLLDLFGFYAAEGSKSRRNGVRLAMGANNEPLIEKYQQAFEHVFGIRGKLSEYESRIDEVKLVNRVAAVVWEQVFGITGESATEKSVPDIVFDVSKQGQQAFLRGYLLGDGTVTADKVSWTTTSRDLASAIMYLLSAQGVVGSHSKRTPDKIPNTDEWGIESKSERHTVTVSAKSDLEKLREVWKVHPNSAKLAEYLADGVTNEKNRRFEEVSDDLIALPVKGVKRVDPSSNYVYDFSVEADENFIAGMGGICAHNTDADVDGAHIRTLLLTFFYRHMRPLLENGHVYAIKPPLYRIRYRGKTYDAMTEADRERIVEEECNGNPTQIQRFKGLGEMNPEQLWESAMNPENRILKRITIEDAAEADRMFSVLMGDAVGPRKQFIKEHATDAEWVDI; from the coding sequence ATTCGGGATGAAAGTGGTCAAACGAGGTTTGTAGAAATTGGGGAGTACATCGACGAAGTCATTGAAGAGGACGGCAACGGATATGAGAATCACGAAGTTCTCTGTTTCGGCCTCGACGATCAGGAAACGAAGTTCCAGCCGATCGATCAGGTCATTCGACACGAAGTCGATGAGCCGTTGTACGAAATCGAAACGAGCTATGGGCGAAACCTCAGAGCCACTGCCTCCCATAGCGTGTTTGTCCATCGTGAAGGACAGGTCGAACTGGCTGCGGGGGAAGACATTGAGGCGGGCGATCAGGTCGTCGCACCTCGATCCGTTCCCCTGCATGGAGACCGTGAGGGAGAGCGTATCGACGTGCTTGCAGAACTCGTTCAGAAATCCGACGAATTTGACGAAGAGATATTTGCACGCGGGCCAGGCATTGAGGAACTGTTCAAGAAGATAGTTCGGGCCGAATACACCGATGGTGGGGCCGACTCGGTCGATCGAGTCCAGGCGAGAGTCGAAGCGCCGGAGGACGTTCGAACAACACTGAAAGAGCAACGTCTCGAAGCCGGGCTCACCCAGCAAGAAGTTTGTAACGAGGTTGGAATTGCCCAACCGATTACGATCTCCCAGTGGGAACGAGGGCAATCACGTCCAACGGTTTCGAACTTCCAGGCGTACTGTGATGCCGTTGGAGTTTCTGCCGGTGCTGTAATGCAGAACGTCTCGACGACTGATTCGCTTCTCGATCAGCGATGGAATAATCAGTATTCTGGTACCCAGACCAATCGAGTCAGAGATTACGTCCGTGTGAGCGAATTGGACGAATCGGACCTCGAACTCATTCCGGACGAAGCGGAGGTGGAATTGACACCCCAGCACCATGCCGATCAGGCAATAGACCGATACATTACCGTCGACGAAACGTTACTCGATCTGTTCGGGTTCTACGCAGCTGAAGGGTCCAAATCGCGCAGAAATGGGGTCCGGTTGGCGATGGGGGCCAACAACGAACCACTGATCGAGAAGTATCAGCAAGCGTTCGAGCATGTGTTCGGGATTCGGGGGAAGTTAAGCGAATACGAAAGCAGGATTGACGAAGTAAAATTGGTCAATAGAGTTGCAGCGGTGGTCTGGGAACAGGTATTCGGGATTACTGGTGAAAGTGCAACTGAAAAGTCCGTCCCCGACATCGTATTCGACGTTTCTAAGCAGGGACAACAGGCCTTCCTTCGAGGGTATTTGCTCGGTGATGGAACGGTTACAGCGGATAAAGTCAGCTGGACGACGACCTCTCGAGATCTGGCGAGTGCGATCATGTATCTCCTCTCCGCTCAAGGGGTCGTCGGCTCTCACTCGAAGAGAACACCGGATAAAATCCCCAACACCGACGAATGGGGGATCGAATCAAAGTCCGAACGCCATACGGTCACAGTCAGTGCGAAATCGGATCTCGAAAAACTCCGAGAGGTATGGAAGGTCCATCCAAATTCGGCGAAATTGGCAGAATATCTCGCCGATGGCGTAACGAACGAGAAGAATAGACGGTTCGAAGAAGTCTCGGATGATCTGATTGCGCTTCCGGTGAAAGGTGTCAAAAGAGTCGATCCCTCGAGCAACTACGTCTATGATTTCTCCGTCGAAGCCGACGAGAACTTCATCGCCGGAATGGGCGGCATTTGCGCCCATAATACCGACGCCGACGTGGACGGCGCCCACATCAGAACGCTGCTGCTGACCTTTTTCTACCGGCACATGCGCCCGCTGCTGGAGAACGGCCACGTGTATGCCATCAAACCGCCGCTCTATCGGATCCGGTATCGCGGGAAGACCTACGACGCCATGACCGAAGCCGACCGTGAGCGGATCGTCGAGGAGGAGTGCAACGGCAATCCGACCCAGATCCAGCGGTTCAAGGGGCTGGGCGAGATGAACCCCGAACAGCTCTGGGAGTCGGCGATGAACCCGGAGAACCGCATTCTCAAGCGGATCACCATCGAGGACGCCGCCGAGGCCGACCGGATGTTCTCGGTGCTGATGGGCGATGCGGTGGGCCCGCGAAAACAGTTCATCAAGGAACACGCCACGGACGCCGAATGGGTTGATATCTGA
- a CDS encoding DNA topoisomerase VI subunit B, which yields MTAFDSTPSGGGAIADDLAADQRSISIAEFFEKNKHMLGFDSEARALVTAVKEGVDNSLDAAEEAGYLPDIYVEIREVDDHYRLIIEDNGPGITAEELPKVFGKLLYGSRFHKREQSRGQQGIGISAAVLYSQLTSGKPAKVTSRTSSQDEAHYFELVIDTDSNEPEIRTETTTTWDRSHGTRIELDMEANMRARSQLHDYIRHTAVVNPHARIELREPNAHIKSERAEGASLPAETEEIRPHPHGVEIGTLLKMLESTDSRTIRGFLQTAFTRVGQKTADSIIAAFRDREFGREFRWHPPQDHEDVNLARAVVDAISNKGQDLERRFGDQLAGAIEEDRPVSRTELAEIVDQVADDLAAESGRAFGETVRTNVEEAAWTALTNDRRGALYRTIDEVTTTRKDDAAIDALAERLASQIADADRDRFTQAGLRSAIDRAADLTEEMDDETFGETARENILVALWEGMAAVDAELPSPATIAGDRDAASNLLDGMGSVDVMAPPSDCLSPITEDQIEAGLRSEFDADFYTAATRDAGVHGGDPFIAEAGIAYGGDIENGGEMAELMRFANRVPLVYQRGACAMTDVVKGINWRNYGLDQPGGSGIPKGPVVIMIHVASTNVPFTSESKDAVANVPEIEDELELALREAARDLKSHLNKRKSMRKRRQKQNVIADILPTMAAKVSSITGREPVDVSDSLARIMNNVLVEREREGNVVRLQVENHDSATADLEITEIVTDEPQNCSAGEVVEMDGEYYLTWKPAVESGGEATLKYEIETDAEFDVQVSGIEEAKLTVIQ from the coding sequence ATGACGGCTTTCGATTCGACACCATCCGGAGGGGGCGCGATCGCCGATGACCTGGCGGCGGACCAGCGATCGATCTCGATCGCGGAGTTCTTCGAGAAGAACAAGCACATGCTGGGCTTCGACAGCGAAGCCCGGGCGCTGGTGACCGCCGTCAAGGAGGGGGTCGACAACTCGCTTGACGCCGCCGAGGAGGCGGGCTATCTCCCGGACATCTACGTCGAAATCCGGGAGGTCGACGATCACTACCGACTGATCATCGAGGACAACGGTCCGGGCATCACGGCCGAAGAACTGCCCAAGGTCTTTGGTAAACTGCTCTATGGCTCCCGGTTTCACAAGCGTGAGCAGAGTAGGGGCCAGCAAGGAATCGGCATTTCAGCGGCTGTACTGTACTCTCAGTTGACTTCCGGAAAACCGGCGAAGGTCACGAGCCGAACCTCCAGCCAGGATGAGGCCCACTACTTCGAGCTGGTCATCGACACCGACAGCAACGAGCCCGAGATTCGGACCGAGACCACCACGACCTGGGATCGCAGTCACGGCACCCGCATCGAACTCGACATGGAGGCGAACATGCGGGCCCGCTCACAGCTTCACGATTACATCCGTCATACTGCGGTCGTCAACCCCCACGCCCGCATCGAACTCCGGGAGCCGAATGCCCACATCAAGTCCGAGCGAGCCGAGGGAGCCTCGCTGCCGGCCGAAACCGAGGAGATCCGGCCCCATCCCCACGGCGTCGAGATCGGGACGCTGCTCAAGATGCTCGAGAGTACTGACTCCCGGACGATTCGGGGCTTCCTCCAGACGGCGTTCACCCGGGTCGGCCAGAAGACCGCCGACTCGATCATCGCCGCGTTCAGGGACCGGGAGTTCGGTCGCGAGTTCCGCTGGCACCCGCCACAGGACCACGAGGACGTCAACCTGGCCCGGGCTGTCGTCGACGCCATTTCGAACAAGGGTCAGGACCTCGAACGGCGATTCGGCGATCAGCTAGCGGGGGCCATCGAGGAAGACCGACCAGTGAGCCGGACCGAACTTGCTGAAATCGTCGATCAGGTCGCCGACGACCTGGCCGCGGAGTCTGGTCGGGCCTTCGGTGAGACGGTCCGGACGAACGTCGAAGAAGCGGCCTGGACGGCCCTGACCAACGACCGTCGAGGCGCGCTCTATCGCACGATCGACGAGGTGACCACGACCCGGAAGGACGACGCCGCGATCGACGCGCTGGCGGAGCGTCTCGCGAGCCAGATCGCCGACGCTGACCGGGACCGGTTCACCCAGGCCGGGTTGCGGTCGGCCATCGACCGCGCCGCGGATCTCACCGAGGAGATGGACGACGAAACCTTCGGCGAGACGGCCCGCGAGAACATTCTCGTGGCGCTCTGGGAGGGCATGGCCGCCGTCGACGCGGAGTTGCCCTCGCCCGCGACGATCGCCGGGGACCGAGATGCGGCCAGTAACTTGCTCGACGGGATGGGCTCGGTCGACGTGATGGCCCCGCCCTCGGACTGTCTCTCGCCGATCACGGAAGACCAGATCGAGGCCGGGCTTCGAAGCGAGTTCGACGCCGACTTCTACACCGCCGCCACCCGGGATGCAGGGGTCCACGGTGGCGATCCTTTCATCGCCGAGGCCGGGATCGCCTACGGCGGTGACATCGAGAACGGTGGCGAAATGGCCGAACTCATGCGGTTTGCGAATCGGGTGCCGCTGGTCTACCAGCGTGGCGCCTGTGCGATGACCGACGTCGTGAAGGGAATCAACTGGCGCAATTACGGGCTCGACCAGCCGGGGGGATCGGGCATTCCCAAGGGCCCAGTCGTCATTATGATCCACGTCGCGTCCACGAACGTGCCGTTCACGAGCGAGTCCAAGGACGCCGTGGCGAACGTCCCGGAGATCGAGGACGAACTCGAACTCGCGTTGCGCGAGGCGGCCCGCGATCTCAAATCCCATCTCAACAAGCGCAAGTCGATGCGCAAGCGCCGGCAGAAACAGAACGTCATCGCGGATATCCTCCCCACGATGGCTGCGAAGGTCTCGAGCATTACCGGACGCGAACCCGTCGACGTCTCGGACTCGCTGGCCCGGATCATGAACAACGTTCTCGTCGAGCGGGAGCGGGAGGGCAACGTGGTCCGGCTCCAGGTCGAGAACCACGATTCGGCCACCGCTGACCTCGAAATTACCGAGATCGTCACCGACGAACCCCAGAACTGCAGTGCCGGTGAGGTCGTCGAGATGGACGGGGAGTACTACCTCACCTGGAAGCCGGCGGTCGAGAGCGGTGGCGAAGCGACCCTGAAGTACGAGATCGAAACCGATGCTGAATTCGACGTGCAGGTGTCTGGCATCGAAGAGGCCAAACTGACGGTGATACAATGA
- a CDS encoding DNA topoisomerase IV subunit A has translation MSETAAREKLIDLAAQFYDQFELGEIPHMDVPTRSKSNIIFDEDAGVWVYGDRSSSRSANSVRGARKLLKAVYTIEFLANQLDEDRSSTLRELYYLSESWDEEEAQFNSQDQSNSLVEDLEIVSGVKREDFHMRPEESGATLMGPLLLREQTRRGDREIHCQEDVGEGGYQIPNNPDTIEFLDNDADFVMAVETGGMRDRLIENGFDDEYNAIIVHLKGQPARATRRITKRLHDDLDLPVTVFTDGDPWSYRIYGSVAYGSIKSAHLSEYLATPQADFVGIRPVDIVEYDLPTDPLSDSDVNALESELEDPRFSTDFWTEQIELQLDIEKKAEQQALASRGLDFVTDTYLPERLDEMGVI, from the coding sequence ATGAGTGAGACAGCGGCCCGCGAGAAGTTGATCGACCTGGCGGCACAGTTCTACGACCAGTTCGAACTGGGCGAAATCCCCCACATGGACGTGCCGACCCGGTCGAAGTCCAACATCATCTTCGACGAAGATGCCGGCGTGTGGGTCTACGGCGACCGTAGCAGTTCGCGGAGCGCGAACTCGGTCCGCGGCGCACGGAAGCTCCTCAAGGCGGTCTACACCATCGAGTTCCTCGCCAACCAGCTCGACGAGGACCGCTCCTCGACCCTGCGGGAGCTGTACTACCTCAGTGAGTCCTGGGACGAGGAGGAGGCCCAGTTCAACTCACAGGACCAGTCGAACTCCCTGGTCGAGGACCTGGAGATCGTCTCCGGCGTGAAACGTGAGGACTTCCACATGCGCCCCGAGGAATCGGGGGCGACCCTGATGGGCCCGCTTCTCCTCCGTGAGCAGACTCGCCGTGGCGACCGGGAGATCCACTGCCAGGAGGACGTCGGTGAAGGGGGCTATCAGATCCCGAACAACCCCGACACGATCGAGTTCCTGGACAACGACGCGGACTTCGTGATGGCCGTGGAGACCGGCGGGATGCGGGACCGCCTGATCGAGAACGGGTTTGATGACGAGTACAACGCCATCATCGTCCACCTCAAGGGCCAGCCGGCCCGGGCGACCCGCCGGATCACCAAACGGTTGCACGACGACCTCGACCTTCCGGTCACGGTCTTCACTGACGGTGACCCGTGGTCCTACCGGATCTACGGCTCGGTGGCTTACGGCTCCATCAAGAGTGCACATCTCTCGGAGTACCTCGCGACGCCACAGGCTGATTTCGTGGGCATCCGTCCGGTCGACATCGTGGAGTACGACCTGCCGACCGACCCGCTCTCGGATTCGGACGTGAACGCTCTGGAGAGCGAACTGGAGGACCCCCGCTTTAGTACCGACTTCTGGACGGAACAGATCGAACTCCAGCTCGACATCGAGAAGAAGGCCGAACAGCAGGCGCTGGCCTCGCGGGGGCTTGACTTCGTGACCGACACCTACCTGCCCGAGCGGCTCGACGAAATGGGCGTCATCTGA
- the psmB gene encoding archaeal proteasome endopeptidase complex subunit beta: MTAGPRGEVPDLEVGDPYAPELGSFPESDVSEADLENVTKTGTTIVGVTTPEGVVMGSDMRASLGGRIVSNKDVQKVEEIQQNAALSMSGSVGGAQSYIRSLRAEASLYEARRGENMSIHALATMASNLLRGGPFFRVVPLLAGMDEKGAHVYSLDPTGSSLADDYSAQGSGMPYALGVLEQEYTDDLTMDEAVTVAARAIDSATERDTASGNGIHITKISREAVDIVGHKDVSDLL, from the coding sequence ATGACAGCTGGGCCTCGCGGCGAGGTCCCGGACCTGGAGGTCGGCGATCCGTACGCACCGGAACTCGGTTCGTTCCCCGAGAGTGACGTCTCCGAAGCCGATCTGGAGAACGTGACGAAGACCGGCACCACCATCGTCGGCGTGACCACCCCCGAGGGGGTCGTCATGGGTTCGGACATGCGTGCGAGCCTGGGCGGCCGGATCGTCTCGAACAAAGACGTGCAGAAGGTCGAAGAGATCCAGCAGAACGCCGCGCTGTCGATGTCCGGTTCGGTGGGCGGGGCCCAGTCCTACATCCGCTCTTTGCGTGCCGAGGCGAGTCTCTACGAGGCGCGTCGAGGCGAGAACATGTCCATTCACGCCCTGGCGACGATGGCGAGCAACCTCCTTCGTGGCGGTCCCTTCTTCAGAGTCGTCCCGCTGCTGGCCGGGATGGACGAGAAGGGTGCACACGTCTACAGCCTCGATCCCACGGGGAGTTCCCTCGCCGACGATTATTCGGCCCAGGGCAGCGGCATGCCTTACGCGCTGGGGGTCCTCGAACAGGAGTACACGGACGACCTCACGATGGACGAGGCCGTCACAGTCGCCGCTCGTGCGATCGACTCGGCCACGGAACGTGACACGGCCAGCGGCAACGGCATCCACATCACGAAGATCAGCCGCGAAGCCGTCGATATCGTCGGCCACAAAGACGTCAGCGACCTGCTCTAG